One segment of Laspinema palackyanum D2c DNA contains the following:
- a CDS encoding AAA-like domain-containing protein encodes MFSREFLTQIAHQHQLSPDQERVFLLRFAEDQDYEEIAEQVETSKGACLKRMGQVYKKFGIEGGTRGKESELRAFLDQRWVQHRASALSGLEVNLGSSTARGADSLVLPETASAIAPVSTAAMVSRKVAIFFGDRQPDERLLTPLTQAIASAGHQLILAGNHPQSGEKGLGQLQQELQACDRLLLLLSGQSAFSDLLIEEVRLAREVRETRKDGTLDMFAIRINWPTDSPVSYDLRALLQGVPQREWRSPTDTPAIVSEVLQAIDTGSLPRQVAVESAVISALTPTWESADGRPLPFAGPELPEGQVDLASPFYVNRPPIEERCYEMILQPGALIRIKAPRQMGKTSLMARILNHAANHGYRPVHLSFHLADKGVFASLDKFLQWFCAYIGQQLQLPNKLPEYWDDFLGSNVNCKSYFEDYLLQEINTPLALCLDEVDRVFQHPDIADDFFGLLRAWHEESKRREIWKKLRLVVVHSTEVYIPMNINQSPFNVGLPIELPEFTPNLVQDLAQRYGINWCETDVNRLMNMVGGHPFLVRLALYHIARQDITLEALLKTAPTEAGFYNDHLRRHLWNLEQHPALARAMKEVVFSPNPVRLPSEQAFKLHSMGLVKFQGNEAVERCDLYRQYFRNRLDE; translated from the coding sequence GTGTTTTCCCGCGAGTTCCTAACTCAGATCGCTCATCAGCATCAGCTTTCTCCCGATCAGGAGCGAGTCTTTTTGCTACGGTTTGCCGAGGATCAGGATTATGAAGAGATTGCCGAACAGGTAGAAACTTCAAAAGGAGCCTGCCTCAAACGGATGGGTCAAGTTTATAAAAAATTTGGCATTGAAGGGGGGACTCGCGGGAAGGAAAGCGAACTGCGAGCATTTTTGGATCAACGCTGGGTGCAACATCGCGCCTCGGCGTTATCCGGTTTGGAGGTGAATCTCGGTTCATCAACCGCCAGAGGTGCAGACTCTCTGGTGTTACCTGAGACAGCAAGTGCGATCGCCCCTGTCTCGACGGCAGCAATGGTGAGTCGGAAAGTTGCCATATTTTTCGGCGATCGCCAACCGGATGAACGACTCCTGACGCCATTAACCCAGGCGATCGCCAGTGCGGGTCATCAACTCATCCTCGCGGGGAATCATCCCCAGTCAGGAGAGAAGGGATTGGGACAACTGCAACAGGAACTGCAAGCTTGCGATCGCTTGTTACTGTTGCTCTCGGGACAATCCGCTTTTAGTGACCTATTAATTGAAGAAGTGCGCCTCGCCCGAGAAGTGCGAGAAACCCGCAAAGATGGCACACTGGATATGTTCGCGATTCGGATCAATTGGCCGACGGATTCCCCGGTGAGCTATGATCTGCGCGCCTTATTACAAGGTGTACCCCAGCGCGAGTGGCGATCGCCTACCGATACCCCGGCGATCGTCAGCGAAGTGCTACAGGCGATCGACACGGGTAGTCTCCCTCGGCAAGTTGCGGTAGAATCCGCCGTCATCAGCGCCTTAACCCCTACCTGGGAAAGCGCCGATGGTCGTCCCCTCCCCTTTGCCGGACCGGAACTCCCGGAAGGTCAAGTGGATTTAGCTTCTCCCTTTTACGTCAATCGCCCCCCGATCGAAGAGCGCTGTTATGAAATGATTTTGCAACCCGGTGCGCTGATTCGGATCAAAGCACCGCGACAAATGGGCAAAACTTCTTTAATGGCTCGCATTCTCAATCATGCGGCTAATCATGGCTATCGCCCGGTTCATTTGAGCTTTCATCTAGCTGATAAAGGGGTATTTGCCAGCCTGGACAAATTCTTACAATGGTTCTGTGCCTATATCGGTCAGCAGTTACAACTCCCCAATAAACTTCCAGAATATTGGGATGATTTTTTAGGCAGTAATGTCAACTGCAAATCATACTTTGAAGACTATCTTCTCCAAGAAATTAACACCCCTTTAGCCTTATGTCTCGATGAAGTAGACCGGGTGTTTCAACATCCGGATATTGCCGATGACTTTTTTGGCTTATTGCGCGCATGGCACGAAGAATCAAAACGGCGCGAGATTTGGAAAAAACTTCGCTTAGTCGTAGTTCATTCTACCGAAGTTTACATTCCCATGAATATCAATCAATCCCCCTTTAACGTGGGATTACCGATTGAATTACCGGAATTTACCCCCAATCTCGTCCAAGATTTAGCCCAGCGATATGGAATCAATTGGTGCGAAACTGACGTCAATCGTCTCATGAATATGGTAGGAGGACACCCCTTTTTAGTGCGGTTGGCGCTCTATCATATCGCTCGACAAGACATTACCCTAGAAGCCCTATTAAAAACGGCTCCCACCGAAGCGGGTTTTTATAACGACCATTTGCGGCGTCATCTGTGGAATTTAGAACAGCATCCGGCATTGGCAAGAGCTATGAAAGAGGTTGTTTTTAGTCCAAATCCGGTGCGCTTGCCTTCAGAACAGGCGTTTAAATTACATAGCATGGGGTTAGTTAAGTTTCAAGGGAATGAGGCCGTCGAACGATGTGATTTGTATCGCCAATATTTCCGCAATCGACTCGATGAATAA
- a CDS encoding AAA-like domain-containing protein: MNKKLTSMYYQVGGSLPPDSPTYVVRKADRELYENLKAGEFCYVLTSRQMGKSSLQLRTMQTLQTEGCACAAIDLSAIGNKDVTPVQWYSGIIHTLVSYFNLFSRLEFRTWLRDRDELSPVQRLHEFIDSVLLVRMSENIVIFIDEIDSVLGLNFPIDDFFAAIRACYNKRAQNPEYKRLTFVLLGVATPTELIQDKSRTPFNIGRAIQIEGFKIHEAQPLAEGLEQGCSRPEVVLEEILNWTNGQPFLTQKLCQLVLAADSPIEAGMEAERVEELARSQIVDNWESQDEPPHLKTLRDRLLRNEQKASRLLGLYQQVLLSGELPADNSPEQLELQLSGLTLKRHSKLTVYNPIYALVFNEHWVEQALADLRPYAEALSAWVVSNCQDESRLLRGQALRDAQQWATTHSLSDRDYQFLAASQEVEKREVQKALEAEKKAIHLLAEANQKQIEANRILTEAQQQANRMLKRAYWGITGLVVLATIIVCRGTIALKEAQKGTLIERQGANALKWFESEGVELEALLLAMQAGQDLKALVKGDRRLTNYPTISPLYALQTILHQIHEKNQLSGHQGAVRSVRFSPNGDFLATAGEDGRVELWTRAGEHLRTIGTHKSAIDSVSFNSEGTRVATASEDGTVQIWQRDGTPIGAITAETEAIDSVSFSPDGTRLATASESGTVRVWNQQGKLLNEIGSVNRQINTVSFSPDGEHFATAQVEGTVQIWNLNGQRKATLTIPPNPRKEFSSTPDAQPSVNSMSFSPNGELLATAGFDGTVKIWNLSGQELSEFNTAQSAVNSMSFHPNRGEIAIVGFDGKVRLWTLEGVLIKQFKGDRHDRITSMTFSPDGERLVTGGVDGTVRLWDISHQRNPPFPLTQTPSNAPLSENEKPAPSNSPKMMARSTKIPVDNQFVRIGFSPDGERFATAHPDGKVQIWTSSGQSVIPPFQAHKTRISTLSFSWDGETLATAGEDRTIRLWNQLGQPLQPELNHSRGEVKSLSFSFDGQQIAFNNGPGRLQIWNLSTNQVDEIPFPYGQISSISFSPQGDRLAIASADGKIRLWNLSGEELDKFNSDTPWVTSLSFNPTGELLATAGTDGTVTVFLLTGQLSKPILAKFKADETDVLSMTFLSNLEGLVTVGTDNTLRWWRIKKLDELLETGCNWLTDYLKAHPQAQADLPICQQP, encoded by the coding sequence ATGAATAAAAAACTGACGTCAATGTACTATCAAGTCGGGGGAAGTTTACCGCCCGATTCTCCCACCTATGTGGTCCGTAAAGCCGATCGCGAACTGTATGAGAATCTCAAGGCGGGAGAGTTTTGCTATGTCCTGACATCCAGGCAAATGGGTAAATCCAGCTTGCAACTACGCACAATGCAAACCCTCCAAACGGAGGGATGTGCTTGTGCGGCGATCGATTTATCGGCGATCGGGAATAAAGACGTGACCCCGGTGCAGTGGTATAGCGGGATTATTCATACCCTGGTCAGTTATTTTAATTTGTTCAGTCGCCTGGAGTTTAGAACCTGGTTGCGCGATCGCGATGAACTCTCCCCTGTCCAACGCTTGCATGAATTTATCGACTCGGTTCTGCTGGTGCGGATGTCAGAAAATATCGTCATTTTTATCGACGAAATTGATAGCGTTCTGGGGTTAAATTTTCCGATTGATGACTTTTTTGCAGCAATTCGGGCTTGTTATAATAAACGAGCCCAAAACCCCGAATACAAACGCTTAACCTTTGTGTTATTGGGGGTTGCCACCCCCACGGAGTTGATTCAGGATAAAAGTCGCACCCCATTTAATATCGGTCGGGCGATTCAAATTGAGGGGTTTAAAATTCACGAAGCTCAACCCTTGGCGGAGGGATTAGAACAAGGGTGTAGTCGCCCAGAAGTGGTTCTGGAGGAGATTTTAAACTGGACCAATGGACAACCGTTTTTGACCCAGAAACTCTGTCAATTGGTGTTAGCGGCTGACAGTCCAATTGAGGCTGGGATGGAGGCGGAAAGGGTGGAAGAGTTGGCCCGATCGCAAATTGTGGACAACTGGGAATCCCAGGATGAACCCCCCCATTTAAAAACCCTGCGCGATCGCCTCCTGCGAAATGAACAAAAGGCCAGTCGGCTATTAGGACTGTATCAGCAAGTCTTACTCTCTGGAGAACTCCCTGCTGATAACAGTCCGGAACAACTGGAATTGCAGCTATCGGGTTTAACCCTAAAGCGCCATTCTAAATTAACTGTTTATAACCCAATTTATGCCTTAGTTTTTAATGAGCATTGGGTGGAACAGGCATTAGCAGATTTGCGGCCTTATGCCGAAGCGTTATCCGCTTGGGTGGTATCGAATTGCCAGGATGAATCGCGACTGTTGCGGGGACAGGCGTTACGAGATGCTCAACAATGGGCGACGACCCATAGTTTAAGCGATCGCGACTATCAGTTTCTCGCCGCCAGCCAAGAGGTGGAAAAACGCGAGGTCCAAAAAGCCCTAGAAGCGGAGAAAAAAGCGATTCACCTGTTAGCGGAAGCCAACCAAAAACAGATAGAAGCCAATCGCATTTTAACTGAAGCCCAACAACAAGCCAATCGGATGCTCAAACGAGCTTATTGGGGGATTACGGGACTGGTAGTTCTGGCCACAATTATCGTCTGTCGCGGCACCATTGCCTTAAAAGAAGCCCAAAAAGGCACGTTAATTGAGCGCCAAGGGGCGAATGCTTTAAAGTGGTTTGAATCTGAAGGGGTGGAACTCGAAGCCTTGTTACTGGCGATGCAAGCGGGACAAGATTTAAAAGCCCTAGTTAAGGGCGATCGGCGCTTAACCAATTATCCCACGATTAGCCCTTTGTATGCCTTACAAACCATCCTCCACCAAATCCATGAAAAAAATCAACTCAGCGGACATCAAGGTGCAGTTCGCAGTGTCCGATTCAGTCCTAATGGAGACTTTTTAGCCACCGCTGGAGAAGATGGGAGGGTGGAACTTTGGACTCGGGCGGGGGAGCATCTCCGGACCATTGGTACTCATAAAAGTGCTATTGATAGCGTTAGTTTTAATTCAGAGGGTACGCGAGTTGCCACCGCTTCCGAGGATGGAACCGTCCAAATTTGGCAACGGGATGGAACCCCGATTGGGGCGATCACCGCCGAAACGGAAGCAATTGATAGCGTTAGTTTTAGTCCCGATGGTACGCGCCTCGCTACCGCTTCAGAAAGTGGCACAGTCCGAGTCTGGAATCAGCAAGGAAAGTTGCTTAATGAAATAGGAAGCGTGAACCGTCAAATAAATACCGTGAGCTTTAGTCCCGACGGAGAACACTTTGCCACTGCTCAAGTCGAGGGAACCGTGCAAATTTGGAATCTAAATGGCCAACGTAAAGCAACCTTGACCATTCCGCCAAATCCCCGCAAAGAGTTCAGTTCGACCCCGGATGCTCAACCATCAGTCAACAGCATGAGCTTTAGCCCCAACGGGGAATTATTAGCAACGGCTGGATTTGATGGAACGGTGAAAATTTGGAATCTATCGGGTCAAGAACTCTCGGAGTTTAACACGGCTCAAAGTGCCGTGAATAGCATGAGTTTTCATCCCAATAGGGGGGAAATTGCAATTGTTGGATTTGATGGAAAGGTGCGCCTATGGACGTTAGAAGGGGTATTAATCAAGCAATTTAAAGGCGATCGTCATGATCGAATTACCAGCATGACCTTTAGTCCCGATGGAGAGCGTTTAGTCACCGGAGGAGTGGATGGAACCGTCCGACTTTGGGATATTTCCCACCAGCGCAATCCGCCCTTTCCCCTGACTCAAACTCCCAGCAATGCACCCTTGTCTGAAAACGAGAAACCAGCCCCCAGTAACTCACCGAAAATGATGGCGCGATCGACTAAAATCCCTGTCGACAATCAATTTGTCCGGATCGGATTTAGCCCGGATGGGGAACGGTTTGCCACCGCTCACCCCGATGGAAAGGTGCAAATTTGGACCAGTTCCGGTCAATCTGTGATTCCCCCCTTTCAAGCTCATAAAACTCGGATTTCTACCCTTAGTTTTAGCTGGGATGGAGAGACTCTGGCCACCGCTGGGGAAGATCGAACGATTCGCCTTTGGAATCAGTTGGGTCAACCCCTACAGCCGGAGTTAAATCATAGCCGTGGGGAAGTCAAAAGCCTGAGTTTTAGTTTTGATGGACAGCAAATTGCCTTCAATAATGGACCGGGACGATTACAAATTTGGAATCTCTCGACCAACCAAGTGGATGAAATTCCCTTTCCCTACGGTCAAATTAGTAGCATTAGCTTTAGTCCCCAGGGTGACCGGCTGGCGATCGCCTCTGCCGATGGCAAAATTCGCTTATGGAATCTATCCGGTGAAGAACTGGATAAATTTAACAGTGATACTCCTTGGGTCACCAGCCTGAGTTTTAATCCCACCGGAGAACTCTTAGCCACCGCAGGAACTGATGGAACCGTTACAGTTTTCTTACTCACGGGTCAACTTTCTAAACCCATTTTGGCTAAATTCAAAGCTGATGAAACCGATGTTTTAAGCATGACCTTTCTCTCGAATCTTGAAGGCCTGGTCACCGTGGGAACAGACAATACACTGAGGTGGTGGCGCATCAAAAAATTAGATGAATTGCTGGAAACTGGCTGTAATTGGCTTACGGATTATTTAAAAGCCCATCCCCAAGCCCAAGCGGACCTCCCCATTTGCCAGCAGCCCTAA
- the cas6 gene encoding CRISPR-associated endoribonuclease Cas6: MISNLTLSPLPITKTPLREVLSPRYVPNPTPVEVPRTLPKEAVTSHLTWPADTELLGLVFEVTPRAADYLYAQYTIGLHAWFLDQVRQSDPELSAYLHDVQTEKPFTLSGLEGKLVSCGKDFQLQPGETYRWYVTALSKPVVQFLQQWVKQLPETIALRKAPLEIKSCKISIAPTTYRQLFASQEMNSSTLQLSFMTPTSFRRKKHHFPLPVPANVFHSYLRRWNDFSGMNIDRDLFLKWVEESVLIHRHELQSAKVAAGKKGMVTGFTGLVEFGLSRQSGEVPEFERLFYTLGQFAPYCGTGHKTTFGLGQTRLGWSVEEAIPIPSIQGMLAERIGELTELFIGQRKRKGGDRAREIAETWATILARRELGESLQAIASDLQMPYQTVKTYAKLARRALKV; encoded by the coding sequence ATGATCTCCAATTTAACTTTGTCTCCCCTGCCGATCACCAAAACCCCCCTCCGGGAAGTCCTTTCCCCCCGTTATGTTCCCAACCCAACGCCTGTGGAAGTCCCCAGAACCCTCCCCAAAGAGGCCGTGACCTCTCACCTCACCTGGCCTGCGGATACAGAATTGCTCGGGTTAGTCTTTGAAGTGACCCCTCGGGCAGCGGATTATCTGTACGCGCAATATACCATTGGATTGCACGCTTGGTTTTTAGACCAAGTGCGACAATCTGACCCGGAACTGTCTGCCTATTTACATGATGTCCAGACGGAAAAACCCTTTACCCTCTCCGGTTTAGAAGGAAAATTAGTCTCCTGCGGCAAAGATTTTCAACTGCAACCGGGAGAAACCTATCGGTGGTATGTGACGGCACTTTCTAAACCCGTTGTTCAGTTTTTGCAACAGTGGGTGAAGCAGTTACCCGAGACGATCGCCTTGCGGAAAGCGCCGTTAGAAATTAAGTCCTGTAAAATTTCGATTGCGCCGACGACCTATCGGCAATTATTCGCCTCCCAAGAGATGAATTCTTCCACCCTGCAACTGAGTTTTATGACCCCGACGAGTTTCCGTCGGAAGAAACATCACTTCCCCTTGCCGGTCCCGGCCAATGTTTTTCATAGTTATTTGCGCCGGTGGAATGATTTCTCGGGGATGAATATCGATCGCGACCTGTTTTTAAAATGGGTGGAAGAATCGGTATTAATTCACCGTCACGAATTGCAATCAGCGAAAGTGGCTGCCGGTAAAAAAGGCATGGTCACCGGATTTACGGGATTGGTGGAATTTGGATTATCTCGCCAGTCGGGAGAAGTCCCGGAATTCGAGCGGTTATTCTATACTTTGGGACAATTTGCTCCCTATTGCGGAACGGGACATAAAACTACCTTTGGATTAGGTCAAACCCGCTTAGGATGGTCTGTTGAGGAAGCGATTCCGATTCCTTCTATCCAAGGAATGTTAGCCGAACGGATTGGGGAATTAACGGAATTATTTATCGGCCAACGGAAGCGCAAAGGGGGCGATCGCGCTCGGGAAATTGCCGAAACCTGGGCCACTATCCTCGCCCGTCGTGAATTAGGAGAATCCTTACAGGCGATCGCCTCGGATTTACAAATGCCCTATCAAACGGTCAAAACTTATGCTAAATTAGCTCGCCGAGCTTTAAAAGTTTAG